Proteins from one Gimesia maris genomic window:
- a CDS encoding metallophosphoesterase family protein: MFRFIHAADIHLDSPLKGLEQYEGAPVEIIRTAPREALVNLVDLAIDESVAFVLIAGDLYDGDWRDFNTGLFFIRQAQRLRDAGIPLYLISGNHDAANRITRSLQLPENVTFFSPTQAETKLIPELDVAIHGQSFATAAVYDNLAQNYPAAHSGCFNIGVLHTCATGSEGHERYAPCTLEDLKIHNYDYWALGHIHKREILCEDPLIAFSGNIQGRHIRETGPKGCLLVTVDDERRLRTEFRALDILRWERAIVDLDGARSLEEALERVSTTMETLFGQAEGRTLALRIDLQGACPAHNELLARRHQLIAEIRVRALDVGGGEIWIEKIKINTSDPASGNTEISDDALGEIHQVFAQVKANPLLLAELGCDFSKLNQKLPANVRNSALRLNDQAWLNELLTEAESVLMSRLTGRGDQ, from the coding sequence ATGTTTCGATTTATCCACGCCGCCGACATCCACCTCGACAGTCCACTCAAAGGACTGGAACAATACGAGGGAGCTCCTGTCGAGATCATCCGCACCGCCCCTCGTGAGGCGCTCGTCAATCTTGTAGATTTGGCCATTGACGAAAGCGTCGCCTTCGTCCTGATTGCGGGGGACCTTTACGATGGAGACTGGCGGGATTTTAACACAGGCCTGTTTTTCATACGTCAGGCACAGCGGCTCCGTGATGCCGGGATTCCCCTCTACCTGATCTCCGGGAATCATGATGCCGCCAACCGGATCACCCGCAGCCTGCAGTTGCCGGAAAACGTCACCTTTTTTTCTCCCACCCAGGCAGAGACAAAACTGATCCCGGAACTGGATGTCGCCATCCACGGTCAGAGTTTTGCGACCGCAGCGGTTTACGATAACCTCGCACAGAACTACCCGGCAGCCCACTCCGGCTGTTTCAATATCGGAGTGTTGCACACCTGCGCCACCGGGAGTGAAGGTCATGAACGATATGCCCCCTGTACCCTGGAAGACCTCAAGATACACAACTATGACTACTGGGCACTGGGACATATCCATAAACGGGAAATCCTGTGCGAAGATCCTTTAATTGCGTTTTCCGGGAACATCCAGGGACGTCACATCCGCGAGACCGGCCCCAAGGGCTGCCTGTTGGTTACCGTGGACGATGAGCGACGTCTTCGCACGGAATTCCGTGCCCTGGATATCTTACGGTGGGAACGGGCAATCGTTGACCTTGATGGTGCCCGTTCCCTTGAAGAGGCACTGGAGCGGGTCTCGACCACGATGGAAACCCTGTTTGGCCAGGCGGAAGGCAGAACCCTGGCACTCCGGATCGATCTCCAGGGGGCTTGCCCTGCTCACAACGAACTGCTCGCCCGGCGGCATCAGCTGATTGCCGAGATCCGCGTACGTGCCCTGGATGTCGGTGGGGGTGAGATCTGGATTGAAAAAATCAAAATCAACACGTCTGATCCTGCATCCGGCAACACGGAAATCTCTGACGATGCTCTGGGAGAAATCCACCAGGTATTCGCTCAGGTCAAAGCCAACCCGTTGCTGCTGGCAGAACTAGGTTGTGATTTCAGTAAGCTGAACCAGAAACTGCCTGCCAACGTCAGGAATTCGGCACTCCGGCTGAACGATCAGGCATGGCTGAATG